One segment of Sylvia atricapilla isolate bSylAtr1 chromosome 8, bSylAtr1.pri, whole genome shotgun sequence DNA contains the following:
- the ZNF503 gene encoding zinc finger protein 503, producing the protein MITSPSLSAIRSSKRSSSLSEPGGSPRRSRSAADLAGPNGHAGNNGSSAAAKPCFHAVPPSDPLRQANRLPIKVLKMLTARTGHILHPEYLQPLPSTPVSPIELDAKKSPLALLAQTCSQIGKPDPSPSSKLSSVTSNGSGGDKDSKSGPLKLSDIGVEDKSSFKPYSKPGAEKKEPGAAGCAGAPAAGVAAGEKSGFRVPSATCQPFTPRTGSPNSSASACSPGLLPAEGKGGEDKKDSEGCGKSGSSGSEGGPGATSISHSRISVSCAGINVEVNQHQESTPGSKPIASDSASSCSSTTATSSTSVLGSGLVAPVSPYKPGQTVFPLPPAGMSYPGTLAGAYAGYPPQFLPHGVALDPTKSSSLVGAQLAAASSLGCSKPAGSSPLAGASPPSVMTASLCRDPYCLSYHCASHLAGAAGASCAHDQALKSGYPLVYPTHPLHSVHSSLTGATPPSLAGHPLYPYGFMLPNDPQPHICNWVSANGPCDKRFATSEELLSHLRTHTAFPGTDKLLSSYPSSSSLASAAAAAMACHMHIPTTGAPGSPGTLALRSPHHALGLGSRYHPYSKSPLPTPGAPVPVPAATGPYYSPYALYGQRLTTASALGYQ; encoded by the exons ATGATCACATCGCCCTCGCTTTCTGCTATAAGAAGTAGTAAGcgcagcagcagcctcagcgAGCCCGGAGGCAGCCCCCGCCGCAGCCGCAGCGCCGCCGACCTCGCCGGGCCGAACGGGCACGCTGGGAATAACGGCAGCAGCGCCGCCGCCAAGCCCTGCTTCCACGCCGTCCCCCCCTCGGACCCGCTACGCCAAGCCAACCGCCTTCCCATCAAAGTCCTGAAAATGCTCACGGCGCGGACTGGACACATTTTACACCCTGAATACCTGCAGCCTTTACCCTCCACGCCCGTCAGCCCCATCGAG CTGGATGCAAAGAAGAGCCCCCTGGCCCTTTTGGCACAAACTTGCTCGCAGATAGGGAAGCCGGACCCGTCCCCTTCCTCCAAACTCTCCTCGGTCACCTCCAATGGCTCCGGAGGCGACAAGGACTCCAAGTCGGGCCCCTTGAAGCTCAGCGACATCGGCGTGGAGGACAAATCGAGCTTCAAGCCGTACTCCAAGCCGGGCGCGGAGAAGAAGGAGCCGGGGGCGGCGGGCTGCGCGGGCGCCCCCGCCGCGGGGGTCGCGGCCGGGGAGAAGTCGGGATTCCGGGTGCCGAGCGCCACCTGCCAGCCGTTCACCCCAAGGACAGGCAGCCCCAACTCCAGCGCCTCCGCCTGCTCGCCCGGGCTGCTGCCGGCCGAGGGAAAAGGCGGGGAGGACAAGAAGGACTCGGAGGGCTGCGGAAAGAGCGGCAGCTCCGGCTCGGAGGGAGGCCCGGGCGCCACCAGCATCAGCCACAGCCGGATTAGCGTGAGCTGTGCCGGGATTAACGTGGAGGTCAACCAGCACCAGGAGAGCACGCCGGGCTCCAAGCCCATCGCGTCGGACTCcgcctcctcctgcagcagcaccaccgCCACCTCCTCCACCTCCGTTCTGGGCTCCGGCCTCGTGGCCCCCGTCTCACCTTACAAGCCGGGCCAGACCGTTTTCCCCCTGCCCCCGGCGGGCATGAGCTACCCGGGGACGCTGGCTGGAGCCTACGCCGGCTACCCGCCGCAGTTCCTGCCGCACGGAGTAGCTCTGGACCCCACCAAATCCTCCAGCCTGGTGGGGGCCCAGCTGGCCGCcgccagcagcctgggctgcagcaagCCGGCGGGGTCGAGCCCGCTGGCGGGCGCGTCGCCGCCGTCGGTGATGACGGCGAGCCTGTGCCGAGACCCCTACTGCCTGAGCTACCACTGCGCCAGCCACCTGGCAGGCGCCGCCGGAGCCTCCTGCGCCCACGACCAGGCCCTCAAGTCCGGATACCCCCTCGTCTACCCCACCCACCCTTTGCACAGCGTCCACTCCTCGCTGACCGGCGCCACGCCGCCTTCGCTAGCCGGCCACCCTTTGTACCCTTACGGCTTCATGCTCCCCAATGACCCCCAGCCACACATCTGCAACTGGGTGTCGGCCAACGGACCCTGCGACAAGCGCTTTGCCACCTCGGAGGAGCTGCTTAGCCACTTGCGGACCCATACTGCCTTCCCGGGCACCGATAAACTCCTCTCCAGCTACCCCAGCTCCTCGTCGCTGGCCAGCGCAGCGGCTGCAGCCATGGCGTGCCACATGCACATCCCCACGACGGGCGCCCCGGGCAGCCCGGGCACGCTGGCCTTGCGCAGCCCGCACCACGCGCTGGGACTCGGCAGCCGCTACCACCCGTACTCCAAgagccccctgcccacccccgGGGcccccgtgcccgtgcccgcTGCCACCGGACCCTACTACTCCCCTTACGCACTCTATGGGCAGAGACTCACCACAGCCTCGGCCCTGGGGTACCAGTGA